Proteins encoded by one window of Cyanobium sp. NS01:
- a CDS encoding FAD-binding oxidoreductase: protein MTPEPSDLQAVVQDLHRRNVTWLPAGLGSRLDWGPPVAQPHTVLSCRRLNRILEHNPGDFTISVEAGTPLVEVQQALAHHGQWLPVDWPWGSGPGGEASGSVGGLVARGQAGGYRQRYLGVRDQLIGIHLLRSDGVAARAGGKVVKNVAGYDLMRPLCGSWGSLALITSVTLRTQPIPPHRQGLRLEGASPALGSFCRWLLGSSLSPERLDWQRRGGEASLLVSLASISAQTLQEQIACIEAKAGGEGLGCGCLKPDALAAAECCGQGDPEPDWLLRLGVLPDRLPELLEQRALGGLELVMGAGSGLGYAWGSAAAVPAHRVESLRRHCQAAGGALTLLRQPSGSSLPAWLDAPSRPLIEALKRQFDPKQQLARGRLPGVAPVAG, encoded by the coding sequence ATGACTCCCGAGCCCAGCGATCTGCAGGCCGTGGTGCAGGACCTGCACCGGCGCAACGTCACCTGGCTGCCCGCCGGGCTCGGCAGCCGCCTCGACTGGGGACCGCCGGTGGCGCAGCCCCACACGGTGCTGAGCTGCCGGCGGCTGAACCGGATCCTGGAGCACAACCCGGGCGACTTCACCATCAGCGTGGAGGCCGGAACACCACTGGTGGAGGTGCAGCAGGCTCTGGCCCACCACGGCCAGTGGTTACCCGTGGACTGGCCCTGGGGCAGCGGCCCCGGCGGCGAGGCTTCCGGCTCCGTCGGCGGCCTGGTGGCCCGCGGCCAGGCCGGCGGCTACCGCCAGCGCTACCTGGGCGTGCGCGACCAGCTGATCGGCATCCACCTGCTGCGCAGCGATGGCGTGGCCGCCCGGGCCGGCGGCAAGGTGGTGAAGAACGTGGCCGGCTACGACCTGATGCGCCCCCTCTGCGGCAGTTGGGGCTCCCTGGCCCTGATCACGTCCGTCACCCTGCGCACCCAGCCGATTCCGCCCCACCGCCAGGGGCTGCGGCTTGAGGGGGCCAGCCCCGCCCTGGGCAGCTTCTGCCGCTGGCTGCTCGGCTCCAGCCTCAGCCCCGAGCGGCTCGACTGGCAGCGCCGCGGCGGCGAGGCCAGCCTGCTGGTGAGCCTGGCCAGCATCAGTGCCCAGACGCTCCAGGAGCAGATCGCCTGCATCGAGGCGAAGGCCGGCGGCGAAGGCCTGGGCTGCGGCTGCCTGAAGCCCGATGCCCTGGCCGCGGCGGAGTGCTGCGGCCAGGGTGACCCCGAGCCCGACTGGTTGCTGCGCCTGGGGGTGCTGCCCGACCGGCTGCCGGAGCTGCTGGAGCAACGGGCCCTCGGCGGCCTGGAGCTGGTGATGGGCGCCGGCAGTGGCCTGGGCTACGCCTGGGGCAGCGCTGCCGCGGTGCCGGCCCACCGGGTGGAGAGCCTGCGGCGCCACTGCCAGGCGGCCGGAGGAGCGCTCACCCTGCTGCGGCAGCCCAGTGGCAGCAGCCTTCCCGCCTGGCTCGATGCGCCCTCCCGGCCCCTGATCGAGGCCCTCAAGCGGCAGTTCGATCCGAAGCAGCAACTGGCGCGGGGCCGTCTGCCTGGCGTGGCTCCTGTGGCTGGCTGA
- a CDS encoding glycogen/starch/alpha-glucan phosphorylase has translation MTTIQPRPLRLPTPGCYADSDRSGSGPEDLFDGMTGHLFFSLGKLAPTATRHDLYVALSYAVRDRLMTRYLAGLEALRAAPTRVVAYLSAEFLIGPQLGNNLLMLGIEEAASQALKRFGIDDLNQILDVEEEPGLGNGGLGRLAACFLESLSSLEIPASGYGIRYEFGIFDQLIRDGWQVEVTDKWLKAGWPWELPQPDQACFVGFGGRTETYRDSKGEQRVRWIPAEHAIGIPHDVPVLGYRVNTCNRLRLWRADATESFDFYAFNIGDYYGAVEEKVGSETLSKVLYPNDGTDEGRRLRLKQQHFFVSCSLQDMLRSLEGRGLPIEEFPDHWAVQLNDTHPSIAVAELMRLLIDEKQLPWDTAWDITSRSLSYTNHTLLPEALEKWGLDLFGSLLPRHLELIFEINRRFLQQVRLRYPGDEGVLRRMSIIDEDGGKAVRMANLATVASHHVNGVAALHSQLVTTDLFPDFATFWPEKFTNVTNGVTPRRWMALSNPQLSDLLNEAIGEGWVRDLSQLKRLEGLVDDSAFLERWDATKLAVKTQLSHYIHRHNGVLVDPASLFDVQVKRIHEYKRQHLNALQVVAQYLRIKHGDGDHLPPRTVIFGGKAAPGYYMAKLIIRFINGIAETINSDPEMEGRLRVIFLADYNVKLGERVYPASDLSEQISTAGMEASGTGNMKFAMNGALTIGTLDGANVEIREQVGEDNFFLFGKTTSEIAELRSGGYRPWELIGSMPELAEVLRLVEQGHFSNGDGELFRPLLQNLTGRDPYFVLADFDDYLRAQQSVGEAWADRSRWNRMALLNTARSGFFSSDRSIQDYADKIWQVKPYPVKITCETE, from the coding sequence ATGACCACCATCCAACCCAGGCCTCTGCGCCTGCCCACCCCGGGCTGTTACGCCGACTCCGACCGCAGCGGCTCCGGGCCGGAGGACCTGTTTGACGGCATGACCGGGCATCTGTTCTTCAGCCTCGGCAAGCTCGCCCCCACCGCCACCCGCCACGACCTCTACGTGGCCCTCAGCTACGCCGTGCGCGACCGGCTGATGACCCGTTACCTGGCTGGCCTGGAGGCCCTGCGGGCAGCTCCCACCCGGGTGGTGGCCTATCTCTCGGCCGAGTTCCTGATCGGGCCGCAGCTGGGCAACAACCTGCTGATGCTGGGCATCGAGGAGGCGGCGAGCCAGGCCCTGAAGCGCTTCGGCATCGACGATCTCAACCAGATCCTGGACGTGGAGGAGGAGCCCGGGTTGGGCAACGGCGGCCTGGGCCGCCTGGCCGCCTGCTTCCTCGAATCGCTCTCCTCGCTGGAAATCCCTGCCTCCGGATACGGCATTCGCTACGAGTTCGGCATCTTCGATCAGCTGATCCGCGATGGTTGGCAGGTGGAGGTCACCGACAAGTGGCTCAAGGCCGGCTGGCCCTGGGAGTTGCCCCAGCCCGATCAGGCCTGCTTCGTTGGTTTCGGCGGCCGCACCGAGACCTATCGCGACAGCAAGGGCGAGCAGCGGGTGCGCTGGATTCCGGCGGAGCATGCCATCGGCATCCCCCACGATGTGCCCGTGCTCGGCTACCGGGTGAACACCTGCAACCGGTTGCGCCTGTGGCGCGCCGATGCCACCGAGAGCTTCGACTTCTACGCCTTCAACATCGGCGATTACTACGGCGCCGTGGAGGAGAAGGTGGGCAGCGAAACCCTCTCCAAGGTGCTCTACCCGAACGACGGCACCGACGAGGGCCGGCGTCTGCGCCTCAAGCAGCAGCACTTCTTTGTGAGTTGCTCCCTGCAGGACATGCTGCGCAGCCTGGAGGGCCGCGGTCTGCCGATCGAGGAGTTTCCCGATCACTGGGCGGTGCAGCTCAACGACACCCACCCCTCCATCGCGGTGGCCGAACTGATGCGGCTGCTGATCGATGAGAAGCAACTGCCCTGGGACACCGCCTGGGACATCACCAGCCGCTCGCTCTCCTACACCAACCACACCCTGCTGCCCGAGGCCCTCGAGAAGTGGGGCCTGGACCTGTTCGGCTCGCTGCTGCCCCGGCACCTGGAGCTGATCTTCGAGATCAACCGCCGTTTCCTGCAGCAGGTGCGCCTGCGCTACCCGGGAGATGAGGGCGTGCTCAGGCGGATGTCGATCATCGATGAGGACGGCGGCAAGGCTGTTCGGATGGCGAATCTGGCCACGGTGGCCTCCCATCACGTCAATGGCGTGGCGGCCCTGCACAGCCAGCTGGTCACCACCGACCTCTTTCCGGACTTCGCCACGTTCTGGCCTGAGAAGTTCACCAACGTCACCAACGGCGTCACCCCCCGGCGCTGGATGGCGCTCTCCAATCCACAGCTGAGCGATCTGCTCAACGAGGCGATCGGTGAAGGCTGGGTGCGCGATCTCAGCCAGCTGAAGCGGCTGGAGGGCTTGGTGGATGACAGCGCCTTCCTGGAGCGCTGGGATGCCACCAAGCTGGCCGTGAAGACCCAGCTCAGCCATTACATCCATCGCCATAACGGCGTGCTCGTCGACCCGGCTTCCCTGTTCGACGTGCAGGTGAAGCGGATCCATGAGTACAAGCGCCAGCATCTCAACGCGCTGCAGGTGGTCGCCCAGTACCTGCGCATCAAACACGGCGATGGTGACCATCTGCCGCCCCGCACGGTGATCTTCGGTGGCAAGGCCGCTCCCGGCTATTACATGGCCAAGCTGATCATCCGGTTCATCAACGGCATCGCCGAAACGATCAACTCGGACCCCGAGATGGAGGGTCGTCTGCGGGTGATCTTCCTGGCGGATTACAACGTGAAGCTGGGCGAGAGGGTCTACCCCGCCTCCGACCTCTCCGAGCAGATCTCCACCGCCGGCATGGAGGCCTCCGGCACCGGCAACATGAAGTTCGCCATGAATGGCGCCCTCACCATCGGCACCCTCGATGGGGCCAATGTGGAGATCAGGGAGCAAGTGGGAGAAGACAACTTCTTCCTGTTCGGCAAGACCACCTCAGAGATCGCCGAACTGCGCAGCGGCGGCTACCGCCCCTGGGAACTGATCGGCTCCATGCCGGAACTGGCCGAGGTGTTGCGCCTGGTGGAGCAGGGGCACTTCAGCAATGGCGACGGAGAGCTGTTCCGCCCGCTGCTGCAGA
- a CDS encoding phosphoketolase gives MGELLSTAIPSLTSSLPPPSTTPSQQDLALIDRWWRAANYLAVGMIYLQDNPLLQQPLQPEHIKNRLLGHWGSSPGQAFIWAHANRLIRERDLDMLYLSGPGHGAPGVLAPTYLDGSYSEVYPDISRDSEGMRRFFKQFSFPGHIGSHCTPETPGSIHEGGELGYVLSHACGAVFDNPELIAVACVGDGEAETGPLATSWHINKFLNPISDGAVLPVLHLNGYKIANPTLLARIPREELVSLLRGYGWEPILVEGHEPHAMHAAMAAAMDQAVDAIQQVRATCRASGEAVRPAWPMIVLRSPKGWTGPAALGDKKIENFWRAHQVPLAAPKTDPQQLAMLEAWMRSYRPEELFDSEGHLWPDLEALAPVGPRRMGSSPHANGGQLRRKLRLAPVEAYAVPVEQPGATEHENTAPLGCLLRDSIARNPDSLRVFGPDETASNRLQAIYEVSKKVWMEDFLPEDLNGSELAREGRVVEMLSEHTLVGMMEGYLLTGRYGFFHTYEAFAHVIASMFNQHAKWLESCIHHATWRAPIGAWNCLISSTVWRQDHNGFTHQDPGFIDLAGNKSGEVVRVYLPADANSLLAVAEEALVEPNVCNIIVSDKQKHLQYLSLEQARAHVAKGISIFSWASNDDSGTEPDEPDVVMACAGDIPTKETLAAVQILRHECPRLKIRVLNVVKLFALTEPSEHPHGLSDRDFDSLFTTDKPVIFNFHGYPWLIHRLVYRRTNHPNFHVRGYKEKGNINTPLELAMNNQIDRFNLVIDVIDRVTGLGSRAAHVKERMKNAILANRAHAHTHGMDAPEITNWRWSTPEA, from the coding sequence ATGGGAGAACTGCTCTCCACCGCCATCCCGAGCCTCACCAGCAGCCTGCCGCCTCCCTCCACCACGCCCTCCCAGCAGGACCTGGCCCTGATCGATCGCTGGTGGCGCGCCGCCAACTATCTGGCGGTAGGGATGATCTATCTGCAGGACAATCCCCTCCTGCAGCAGCCCCTCCAGCCCGAGCACATCAAGAACCGGCTGCTGGGCCACTGGGGGTCGAGCCCAGGCCAGGCCTTCATCTGGGCCCATGCCAACCGGCTGATCCGGGAGCGCGACCTGGACATGCTCTACCTCTCTGGGCCAGGCCATGGCGCCCCAGGCGTGCTGGCCCCCACCTACCTCGATGGCAGCTACAGCGAGGTGTACCCCGACATCTCCCGCGACAGCGAGGGGATGCGGCGCTTCTTCAAGCAGTTCTCCTTCCCGGGCCACATCGGCTCCCACTGCACCCCGGAAACCCCCGGCTCGATCCATGAGGGCGGCGAGCTGGGCTACGTGCTCTCGCACGCCTGCGGCGCGGTGTTCGACAACCCCGAGCTGATCGCCGTGGCCTGCGTGGGCGATGGCGAGGCCGAAACCGGCCCGCTGGCCACCAGCTGGCACATCAACAAATTCCTCAACCCGATTTCGGATGGGGCGGTGCTGCCGGTGCTGCACCTCAACGGCTACAAGATCGCCAACCCCACCCTGCTGGCCCGCATCCCGCGCGAGGAGCTGGTGAGCCTGCTGCGCGGTTACGGCTGGGAGCCGATCCTGGTGGAGGGCCATGAGCCCCACGCCATGCACGCCGCCATGGCCGCGGCCATGGACCAGGCCGTCGATGCGATCCAGCAGGTGCGCGCCACCTGCCGGGCCAGCGGCGAGGCCGTGCGCCCGGCCTGGCCGATGATCGTGCTGCGCTCCCCCAAGGGCTGGACCGGCCCCGCCGCCCTCGGCGACAAGAAGATCGAGAACTTCTGGAGGGCTCACCAGGTGCCCCTGGCCGCCCCCAAGACCGATCCCCAGCAGCTGGCCATGCTGGAGGCCTGGATGCGCAGCTACCGGCCTGAGGAGCTGTTCGACAGCGAAGGCCATCTCTGGCCCGACCTTGAGGCTCTCGCGCCGGTGGGCCCCAGGCGGATGGGCTCCAGCCCCCATGCCAATGGCGGCCAGCTGCGCCGCAAGCTGCGCCTGGCGCCGGTGGAGGCCTATGCCGTGCCAGTGGAGCAGCCAGGAGCCACTGAGCACGAGAACACGGCGCCCCTGGGTTGCCTGCTGCGCGATTCCATTGCGCGCAACCCCGATTCGCTGCGGGTGTTCGGCCCGGATGAAACCGCCTCCAACCGCCTGCAGGCGATCTACGAGGTGAGCAAGAAGGTGTGGATGGAGGACTTCCTCCCCGAAGACCTCAACGGCAGCGAACTGGCCCGCGAGGGCCGCGTGGTGGAGATGCTCTCCGAGCACACCCTGGTGGGGATGATGGAGGGCTACCTGCTCACCGGCCGCTACGGCTTCTTCCACACCTACGAGGCCTTTGCCCATGTGATCGCCTCGATGTTCAACCAGCACGCCAAGTGGCTGGAGAGCTGCATCCACCACGCCACCTGGCGGGCCCCGATCGGCGCCTGGAACTGCCTGATCTCCTCCACGGTGTGGCGCCAGGATCACAACGGCTTCACCCACCAGGATCCGGGCTTCATCGATCTGGCCGGCAACAAGAGTGGCGAAGTGGTTCGCGTCTACCTGCCGGCCGATGCCAACTCCCTGCTGGCGGTGGCGGAAGAGGCCCTGGTGGAGCCCAACGTCTGCAACATCATCGTTTCCGACAAGCAGAAACACCTCCAGTACCTCAGCCTGGAGCAGGCCCGTGCCCATGTGGCCAAGGGCATCAGCATCTTCAGCTGGGCCAGCAACGATGACAGCGGCACTGAACCCGATGAGCCCGATGTGGTGATGGCCTGCGCCGGCGACATCCCCACCAAGGAAACCCTGGCGGCGGTGCAGATCCTTCGTCATGAGTGCCCCAGGTTGAAGATCAGGGTGCTCAATGTGGTGAAGCTGTTTGCCCTCACCGAACCCTCGGAACATCCCCACGGCCTCAGTGATCGGGATTTCGACAGCCTGTTCACCACCGACAAGCCGGTGATCTTCAACTTCCACGGCTATCCCTGGCTGATTCACCGGCTGGTCTACCGCCGCACCAACCACCCCAACTTCCACGTGCGTGGTTACAAGGAAAAAGGCAACATCAACACGCCTCTGGAGCTGGCGATGAACAACCAGATCGATCGCTTCAATCTCGTGATTGACGTGATTGATCGTGTTACCGGGCTCGGCTCAAGGGCCGCCCATGTGAAGGAACGGATGAAGAACGCCATCCTGGCCAATCGCGCCCATGCCCACACCCATGGCATGGATGCCCCCGAGATCACCAACTGGCGCTGGAGTACACCCGAGGCATGA
- a CDS encoding cation:proton antiporter: MTLPALLLAVDSHQSEVAETLISVGEFLVIFVAARVLAELMVRLQLPTILGELVAGVVIGVSGLHLIVPPDTQAQLSAWSLSVLGSLSGLEPASVQDLYAETFPNLKQVSEIGLYALLFLTGLESELDELVAVGAQATTVAVTGVVLPFALGTAGLYYLFDVPLIPAVFAGAAMTATSIGITASVFGELKFLRTREGQTVIGAAVLDDILGIVILAVVVSLAGGGSFELAPLLKLVVAAGVFVAAALFLSRTAAPAFDWVLDRLKAPGEVVVAGFVVLTLCCFAAQAIGLEAALGAFAAGLILSGSKHTHAIQGTVQPLVALFATIFFVLIGTGMDLSVLNPMNPENHEGLIVAAFLLVVAILGKVAAGWSYVSKVKTNRLVVGLGMMPRGEVGLIFLGLGSQAGLLTKSLEAAILLMVIGTTFLAPILLRLVLGGQSGGPDLDPLAEIPT; encoded by the coding sequence ATGACCCTGCCAGCCCTGTTGCTCGCTGTCGACAGTCACCAGTCGGAGGTGGCCGAAACGCTGATTTCCGTTGGCGAATTCCTGGTGATCTTCGTGGCGGCTCGGGTGCTCGCTGAGCTGATGGTGCGCCTGCAGCTGCCCACGATCCTGGGCGAGCTGGTGGCTGGCGTTGTGATCGGCGTGTCGGGGCTGCACCTGATCGTGCCGCCGGACACCCAGGCCCAGCTGTCCGCATGGAGCCTTTCGGTGCTCGGATCGCTCTCCGGCCTGGAGCCGGCCAGCGTGCAGGATCTCTACGCCGAAACCTTCCCCAACCTCAAGCAGGTGTCGGAGATCGGGCTCTACGCCCTGCTGTTCCTCACCGGCCTGGAGAGTGAGCTCGATGAGCTGGTGGCCGTGGGCGCCCAGGCCACCACCGTGGCGGTGACGGGCGTGGTGCTGCCCTTCGCCCTGGGCACGGCCGGCCTCTACTACCTCTTTGACGTGCCGTTGATTCCTGCCGTGTTCGCCGGAGCGGCCATGACGGCCACCTCGATCGGTATCACCGCCAGCGTGTTCGGGGAGCTCAAGTTCCTGCGCACCCGTGAGGGGCAGACGGTGATCGGCGCGGCCGTGCTCGATGACATCCTCGGCATCGTGATCCTGGCCGTGGTGGTGAGCCTGGCCGGGGGCGGCAGCTTCGAGCTGGCCCCGCTGCTGAAACTGGTGGTGGCCGCCGGGGTGTTCGTGGCTGCGGCGCTGTTCCTGAGCCGCACGGCCGCGCCTGCCTTTGACTGGGTGCTGGATCGGCTCAAGGCCCCTGGCGAGGTGGTGGTGGCCGGTTTCGTGGTGCTCACCCTGTGCTGTTTCGCCGCCCAGGCGATCGGCCTGGAGGCGGCGCTGGGTGCCTTCGCGGCGGGCCTGATCCTGAGCGGCTCCAAGCACACCCATGCGATCCAGGGCACGGTGCAGCCGCTGGTGGCCCTGTTCGCCACGATCTTCTTCGTGCTGATCGGCACCGGCATGGATCTCTCGGTGCTCAACCCGATGAACCCCGAGAACCACGAGGGGCTGATCGTGGCCGCCTTCCTGCTGGTGGTGGCGATCCTGGGCAAGGTGGCGGCGGGCTGGAGCTACGTGAGCAAGGTGAAGACCAACCGGCTGGTGGTGGGGCTGGGGATGATGCCCCGCGGCGAGGTGGGACTGATCTTCCTGGGGCTCGGCAGCCAGGCCGGCCTGCTCACCAAGTCGCTGGAGGCGGCCATCCTGCTGATGGTGATCGGCACCACCTTCCTGGCCCCGATCCTGCTCAGACTGGTGCTCGGCGGCCAATCCGGAGGACCCGACCTTGACCCCCTCGCCGAAATCCCCACCTGA
- a CDS encoding isoprenylcysteine carboxylmethyltransferase family protein yields the protein MTPSPKSPPDAGVSPLRRWGLSWGGWRDNRRGEWWLLAQLLLIAAHLLPPWPAPGSWGYAWPLPLALGGAVLFLVGMGLALQGFLSLGASLSPLPEPIPGAALVTSGAYGRCRHPLYQAVLLCSLGVTLALGSLLHLGLLLALGAVLGGKARREERALASTHPDYAAYRHSTAAIIPRLPWLDWREL from the coding sequence TTGACCCCCTCGCCGAAATCCCCACCTGATGCCGGTGTGTCGCCGCTGCGGCGCTGGGGCCTGAGCTGGGGCGGCTGGCGCGACAACCGCCGCGGCGAGTGGTGGTTGCTGGCCCAGTTGCTGCTGATCGCCGCCCACCTGCTGCCGCCCTGGCCGGCGCCTGGCTCCTGGGGCTATGCCTGGCCCTTGCCCCTGGCCCTGGGCGGCGCAGTGCTGTTCCTGGTGGGGATGGGGCTGGCCCTGCAGGGCTTCCTGAGCCTGGGCGCCAGCCTCTCGCCCCTGCCGGAGCCGATTCCGGGGGCGGCCCTGGTCACCAGCGGCGCCTATGGCCGCTGCCGCCACCCCCTCTACCAGGCGGTGCTGCTCTGCTCCCTGGGGGTGACGCTGGCCCTCGGCAGCCTGCTGCACCTGGGCCTGCTGCTGGCCCTCGGCGCGGTACTGGGCGGCAAGGCGCGGCGAGAGGAGCGGGCCCTGGCCAGCACCCACCCCGACTACGCCGCCTACCGGCACTCCACCGCAGCGATCATTCCTCGTCTTCCCTGGCTCGACTGGCGAGAGCTGTGA
- a CDS encoding alpha/beta fold hydrolase: protein MPDQPIAQPWTHLGHPVHAVVAGPERPLGPAVLLVHGFGASTDHWRYNIPALARSHEVHAVDLLGFGRSAKPAGLAYGGGLWRDQLVAYVAERIGRPTVLVGNSLGGFAALAAAAALKAEAAPGREAAGVVLVNAAGPFSDEQAPPKGWGAITRQTIGGALLRSPVLQRLLFENLRRPATIRRTLNQVYIDRTNVDDALVEAIRRPSLDPGAFGVFRTVFDIPRGQPLDELFAELRCPLLLLWGIRDPWINAVGRRQAFQRHAPEITTEVVLEAGHCPHDEVPDQVNEALLSWLAGLSQPQEPRQADGPAPVAASDRTAA from the coding sequence GTGCCCGATCAGCCGATTGCCCAGCCCTGGACCCACCTGGGCCACCCCGTGCACGCCGTGGTGGCGGGGCCGGAGCGGCCGCTGGGGCCTGCGGTGCTGCTGGTGCACGGCTTCGGGGCCTCCACCGACCACTGGCGCTACAACATCCCGGCCCTGGCCCGCAGCCACGAGGTGCATGCCGTGGATCTGCTCGGCTTCGGCCGCAGCGCCAAGCCCGCCGGGCTGGCCTATGGCGGCGGACTCTGGCGCGATCAACTGGTGGCCTATGTGGCCGAGCGCATCGGCCGGCCCACGGTGCTGGTGGGCAACTCCCTCGGCGGCTTCGCCGCCCTGGCAGCGGCAGCGGCCCTCAAGGCCGAGGCCGCGCCGGGTCGCGAGGCGGCCGGGGTGGTGCTGGTGAATGCCGCCGGCCCCTTCAGCGATGAGCAGGCCCCGCCGAAGGGCTGGGGCGCCATCACCCGCCAGACGATCGGCGGCGCCTTGCTGCGCAGCCCCGTGCTGCAGCGGCTGCTGTTCGAGAACCTGCGCCGCCCCGCCACGATCCGCCGCACCCTGAACCAGGTGTACATCGACCGCACCAACGTCGACGACGCCCTGGTGGAGGCGATCCGGCGGCCCTCCCTGGATCCGGGCGCCTTCGGCGTGTTCCGCACGGTGTTCGACATTCCCCGGGGCCAGCCCCTCGATGAGCTGTTCGCCGAGCTGCGCTGCCCGCTGCTGCTGCTCTGGGGCATCCGCGATCCCTGGATCAACGCGGTGGGGCGCCGCCAGGCCTTCCAGCGCCACGCGCCCGAGATCACCACCGAGGTGGTGCTGGAGGCGGGGCACTGCCCCCACGACGAAGTGCCCGACCAGGTGAATGAAGCCCTGCTCAGCTGGCTGGCGGGCCTCAGCCAGCCACAGGAGCCACGCCAGGCAGACGGCCCCGCGCCAGTTGCTGCTTCGGATCGAACTGCCGCTTGA
- a CDS encoding four-carbon acid sugar kinase family protein, with amino-acid sequence MKVVVLDDDPTGSQTVHGCLLLLRWDVATLRRGLQHPSPLLFVLADSRALAPDEAASRVAEICRALLEALRAEQAEGRCRHWLVVSRGDSTLRSHFPLECEVIARELAPLLRAQGERGSGGFDATLLAPAFLPGGRTTAGGVHRLNGVPVHTTPFARDGLFGYSSSDLAAWVEEKSAGRLPARSVQRLGLAELNAAAASADGLAALCARLAALRGNPVVVVDAERPQQLAALGAAVRQLTAAAASERWGRPRRFLCQCAASLLNGLVPLPPQPLTPSALAGLRRRGPAGSLPGLVLVGSHVPLADAQLEVLLQEPTCQAVVLPVRRLARVLEGPLPAELLASLEADWLQQLEAVLHSGRTAVLHTSRGELRCASAAERLRLGQGLAALMARLAAAVVPQLGYVISKGGITSSALLRDGLALEAVELQGQLLPGLSLVLPPAEAPLPRLPLLTFPGNLGEAGTLRQAWLWMEGAQAAD; translated from the coding sequence ATGAAGGTTGTGGTGCTCGACGACGACCCCACCGGATCCCAGACCGTGCACGGTTGTCTGCTGCTGCTGCGCTGGGATGTGGCGACGCTGCGGCGCGGCCTGCAGCACCCCTCACCACTGCTGTTCGTGCTGGCCGACAGCCGCGCCCTGGCCCCTGACGAGGCGGCCTCGAGGGTGGCAGAGATCTGCCGGGCCCTGCTCGAGGCGCTGAGGGCGGAGCAGGCCGAGGGGCGCTGCCGGCACTGGCTGGTGGTGAGCCGGGGCGATTCCACCCTGCGCAGCCATTTCCCCCTGGAGTGCGAGGTGATCGCCCGGGAGCTGGCACCGCTGCTGAGAGCGCAGGGGGAACGGGGCTCCGGAGGCTTCGATGCCACCCTGCTGGCACCGGCCTTCCTGCCGGGGGGGCGCACCACCGCAGGGGGAGTGCACCGCCTGAACGGCGTGCCGGTGCACACCACGCCCTTCGCCCGCGACGGCCTGTTCGGCTACAGCAGCAGCGACCTGGCGGCCTGGGTGGAGGAAAAGAGTGCGGGCCGGCTGCCGGCCAGGAGCGTGCAGCGGCTCGGCCTGGCGGAACTCAACGCGGCGGCGGCCTCGGCGGATGGCCTTGCGGCCCTCTGTGCACGCCTGGCCGCGCTGCGCGGCAACCCGGTGGTGGTGGTGGATGCGGAGCGGCCGCAGCAGCTGGCGGCCCTGGGAGCCGCGGTGCGGCAGCTCACGGCTGCAGCGGCCAGCGAGCGCTGGGGGCGGCCGCGGCGGTTCCTGTGCCAGTGCGCCGCCAGCCTGCTGAACGGCCTGGTGCCGCTGCCCCCCCAGCCGCTGACACCCTCTGCCCTGGCGGGCCTGCGGCGCCGGGGGCCAGCCGGCTCCCTGCCGGGGCTGGTGCTGGTGGGCTCCCATGTGCCCCTAGCCGATGCCCAGCTGGAGGTCCTGCTGCAGGAGCCGACCTGCCAGGCGGTGGTGCTGCCGGTGCGCCGCCTGGCGCGGGTGCTGGAGGGGCCCCTGCCCGCTGAGCTGCTGGCCTCCCTGGAGGCCGACTGGCTGCAGCAGCTCGAGGCCGTGCTCCACAGCGGCCGCACGGCCGTGCTGCACACCAGCCGCGGCGAGCTGCGCTGCGCCAGTGCCGCCGAGCGGCTGCGACTGGGGCAGGGGCTGGCGGCCCTGATGGCCCGGCTGGCCGCAGCCGTGGTGCCGCAGCTGGGCTACGTGATCAGCAAGGGGGGCATCACCAGCTCGGCGCTGCTGCGCGACGGGCTGGCCCTGGAGGCCGTGGAGCTGCAGGGGCAGCTGCTGCCGGGGCTGTCGCTGGTGCTGCCGCCAGCCGAGGCGCCGCTGCCGCGGCTGCCCCTGCTCACCTTCCCAGGCAACCTCGGCGAGGCGGGCACCCTGCGGCAGGCCTGGCTCTGGATGGAGGGCGCGCAGGCAGCGGACTGA